The Pararhizobium sp. IMCC21322 sequence GTTTAGATAGCGCTCTGCAAGCTCCACGGCCGTCATTTCACCCGCTTGCAGCATACTTGCAAGCTCTGTGGCCGAGAGCCCGTTTAAAGTTTTTTTCGTCACGCTTGGTCTCCGTCGCCCAGTCCCATATACGAACAGCATCACGGCCGCCGGAAACACAATAATCAGAATGAGCACTGCAATGTAAGCCGCAATATCAGGCAGTGCGCTCTTTGATGCTCAAACCTGACGGCTTGGCAGCGATGAACAGGTTCACACCTCGAAATAGATCAGATCCATGCCTGCGGCGACAATAAGCGTTCCTTAGAATCCGTCGGAATGTTGCATTTTGAAATGATATGGACGGATGCTATTGAACATGTCGAATCTGAGGTGAAAGCTGATCACGACACCACTGAACAAGTTAGCCAGGAACGGAGCTTTGGCTTGGAAAGTAAGAATCTATGACCATTGAATTGCCGGAACTGGGATTTGGCGGAGCGCCTATTGGTGGCTTGATGGACGCTGTTGATGATGCCGCAGCACTTGATGCGCTTGCGGCTGCACTGAAAAGCGGAATTCGCTATTTTGACACCGCACCACTTTATGGCTTTGGTCTGTCGGAGCGCCGAACCGGTGATATGCTGCGCGGGACTGAGGACTTTGTCATTTCAACCAAGGTCGGTCGTTTGCTAAAGCCGGGCAGGCCAGCAGATCCGAACCAGTTCGCCTGGTCGAACCCGCTGCCGTTTCATCCCGATTATGATTATGGCTATGACGGTGTCATGCGATCCTTTGAAGACAGTCAGCAACGGTTGGGACGCGACAAGATAGACATGCTGTTTCTGCATGATATCGGATCCGATACCCATCGGGATCCGACTGAGGAAGCGCGCCATTTCAAAGATGCGATGACGGGCGGATACAAGGCGCTGGATGAATTGCGAAGCGCAGGCGATGTGAAAGCCATCGGCATTGGCGTCAATGAAACGGATGTCTCCATGCGCACACTCGATCATGGAGATTGGGACGTCTTTTTGCTGGCTGGCCGTTACACACTGCTGGAGCAGGAAGCACTGGACGCATTGCTGCCCAAATGTGAAGCCCAGTCGGTCAAAATCGTGATTGGTGGCCCTTTTAACTCAGGCATCCTGGTGGGCGGAACAACCTGGAACTACAAGGCTGCGCCAGCCGACATTCTGGAGCGCGTCGCCGGACTGAAAAAAGTTTGCGCAGCACATGATGTGCCGCTTCCTGCCGCCGCTTTGAAATTCCCGCTCGCACACGCATCCGTCATAAGCGTCATTCCGGGCGTGCGGACACCCTGCGAGGTTTCCCAGCTTTTGGAGTGGTGGAACACGGACATTCCTTCATGCTTCTGGTCAGACCTGAAGCATGAAGGTTATGTTCGTGAAGATGCGCCCGTACCGGGCGCATAAACAAAATTGAAAACAGTTTACGGTCGTTCAATCATCCCGATAGGGAACGACCAGTGTGGGAATGGTTGCTCGGCGCAAAACGCGCTTGGCAACTGATCCCAGAAATGTCTGGGAGAGCCCGTGATTGTGTGCTCCCAGAACAATGAGGTCACATCCCAGTTCTTTTGCACGACGCAGAATAACTTCAGCGGGATATCCTTCGGTCACTTCAATTGACTGGACCTGATCCCGAATGCCCCGGTCTTCCGGTGGCAGTTCAGCCCAAAAAGTCTTCTGCCGCTCGGTCAGGATGGCTTTGACATGTTCCGTCCTTGTTTTCATGGCGTTCTGCCGCGATGTCTTATCCTGCATGAACATCTGCAAGGTAACTTTTGCATCCTCGCTCATGGGTTCACTCACA is a genomic window containing:
- a CDS encoding universal stress protein; the encoded protein is MQPTVTHILFTTDLSTNSTFALRHAASMAKATGAKLHVLHVSEPMSEDAKVTLQMFMQDKTSRQNAMKTRTEHVKAILTERQKTFWAELPPEDRGIRDQVQSIEVTEGYPAEVILRRAKELGCDLIVLGAHNHGLSQTFLGSVAKRVLRRATIPTLVVPYRDD
- a CDS encoding aldo/keto reductase, which produces MTIELPELGFGGAPIGGLMDAVDDAAALDALAAALKSGIRYFDTAPLYGFGLSERRTGDMLRGTEDFVISTKVGRLLKPGRPADPNQFAWSNPLPFHPDYDYGYDGVMRSFEDSQQRLGRDKIDMLFLHDIGSDTHRDPTEEARHFKDAMTGGYKALDELRSAGDVKAIGIGVNETDVSMRTLDHGDWDVFLLAGRYTLLEQEALDALLPKCEAQSVKIVIGGPFNSGILVGGTTWNYKAAPADILERVAGLKKVCAAHDVPLPAAALKFPLAHASVISVIPGVRTPCEVSQLLEWWNTDIPSCFWSDLKHEGYVREDAPVPGA